The following nucleotide sequence is from Actinomycetota bacterium.
GTCCCAGAAGCGGTCGTCGAGGCGGCCGGATCCGAAGATCCGGTGCAGTCTTCCTCCGAGGGCCGTTCGGGTTTTCTCGAGACGATCGGCAAGGATCGGCTGAAGAGCGATGTCCTCGCCGTCTCGTCCGCGGCGAACCACGATGAACAGGAGGACGGCGACAACGAGTACCGCTGCGCCAAGGAGAATCAATTGTGTCGATGTCATGCCAACTGTGACCGTTCACGGATTCGGCGGGACAGCACTTGGGACGACCCGCCACGTTCGAGAGTGACACCGTACAGTATGTCGGCAACTTCCATGGTCTGCTGCTGGTGGGTGACGATCAACAGCTGGGCGCGTGAGCGGAACCGGTCGACCAGTCGCAGGAACCTCCGCAGGTTTGCGTCGTCGAGCGCTGCCTCGACTTCGTCGAGGATATAGAACGGTCCCGGCCTGGCTCGAAACACGGAGAAGAGGAACGCCAGTGCGGCAAGCGACCGTTCACCTCCGGACAGCAGACTCAACCTGCTCACCTTCTTGCCGAGCGGCATTGCCTCGACCTCCACACCCGAGGTGAGCGGATCCGACCCGTTCACGAGCCGGAGCCTTCCCTTGCCGCCGGGGAACAGCACTCCGAAGTACTCCTGGTAGTAATGGGCGACCTCCTCGAAAGCGGCGGTGAATTCTTCGACGATTCGCTCGTCGAGCGCCGAGATCACCTTGCGCAGCTCCGCTCGAGACGAGGCGAGGTCGTCGAGCTGGGCGGCAAGGAAATCATATCGTTCCTGGAGGTCTCGATACTCCTGTGCAGCAAGCGGATTCACCGGACCGAGCCGCCTGAGTTCTGCCTCATGGCTCGCGAGGAGCGACTCGAGATCCTCGTCGACATCCGGTCGAGGCGCCCCGAGCGCCTCTTCGACCGAGGCGTCCGCGTCCCTACGCAGACCTTCGGCCACGGATTCTTCACGCACCCGAAGTTCGGCGATCTCCACGGCTGCGGCGGAGATCTCCTGACGGGCGATCTCGCCTGCATTCCGAAGCTCCTCGAGTCGCGTTCGAGCCGTCGCGAGGCGAGCTCCGGCATCTCCGGCTTCTCGCCGCAACGCTCTCTGACGTTCTCGAAGCGCTGCGAGATGTGCTCTGACCACTTCCAGGGCCTTCACCGACTGACCCTCGACGACCTGCAGCCGCATCACGCGAGCGGGGTCGACCGGTCGAACGACCGCGGACTGGAGCTCGCCTCTCACGACTCTCAGGCGGTCCTCCAGCATCCTCCTGCGCTCCATGATCGCCCCGAGAGCGGCGGCAGCCTCCTGGCGAGCGTGATTGGCCTGCTCGCGGCGGAGTTCGACCTCCCGTCTCCGTTGCGCCATCTGCTCCCAAGCCCGCTGGCGCTCGGCTTCCTCACCTTCCAGATCCGCCAATCGGGCTCGCAGCCGCTCGATGCGGGCCTCTCGGTCACCTGCGCCCTCGACAACCGAAGACCGCCGCTCCTCCAGCCTCTCGATTTCTTCTTCGGCAGCCGTTCGAGCCCGGTCTCTCAGACGCAGCGCCTCGGTCATCCCTCCAAGCTTGGCCTCGAGTGCCTCGAGCGCCTCGAGTGCCTCACGCTCGACCCGCCGGGCACCGTCGAACGCCCGCTTCGCCGAGGTCAGGAGGCTCTCGGCCCGAGCCGCGCCGATCTCGGCATCCTCGAGTGCAACCAGGGCCGTCTCGAGCATTGCGGGAGTAGCCCCGTCGGTCCGGGCGATCCACATGCCGTTGGCGTCGATCAGGTCCCCCTCCGGGGTGACGGCGCGCACGTCCGGATGATCGGCCACGATCCGCCAGGCCGTCGCCCACCCTTCGGCCACCACGACATCCCCGAGGAGTTGAGCGGCGAGGTCCAGGTCGGCGCCGGGACCCAGGAGATCGACCAGCGTCTCGATGCCCCATCTGGCTGCGACGTCCCGGGCCGGGGATGCCGGAGCAGGAGTGGCGGCGGTAACGAGAGGGACTCCGCCGAGTCCGTTCGCCTTGAGTTCGGCGGCGGCTTCCTGGATGTCTCTGCGCGATCGCGCGACGACGCCTCCCGCCCACGGACCGAGCGCGGCATCGACGGCCGCGGCCCACTCCGGAGGCACTGCCAGGAGCGCCGTCAGAGAGCCGCTCACCCCCGTCTTGGCGAGGGCTCGTTCACGCGCCGCCGAATCTGTGGTCATGGCTTCTGCCATCGCCTCGCTGCGGGCCTCTGCGCCTGCAAGCGTCAGTCGTGCGCGTCGGGCATGTTCCTCCGCTCGCTCCCATGCCTGTTGGAGACGTTCTCGCTCGCGCCGGCTACGTTCGTACGCCTCCTGCGCAGGGGCCGTTGCCCGATCGACACCACGAATCGCATCCTGCAGTTCATCGATCTCGGCGGATTCTTCCGCTACCTTCGC
It contains:
- the smc gene encoding chromosome segregation protein SMC, with product MKSLRLVGFKSFADRTRLEFEPGVTVVVGPNGSGKSNLVDAIAWVMGTQSTRSLRTQRMEDVIFAGTATRPAFGRAEVTLVLDNGTRTMPLDLDEISITRRLYRDGSSDYQINNVDCRLLDIQELLSDGGVGRHQHLIVGQGRIDDLLNAKPEDHRAVIEEAAGILKHRLRKERSVRRLERTDADVLRLQDILRELKRQIRPLERQAKSADRQAELRRELRELRLYVGGEAMRAIRDRLAEAEGAEARWSANLEAVQLERVELESRLPDLGSRAGAAGRALDADTAAAARLETTVERLRRIAQVAHERRRSAQARLEGVGERRRDLEIEAAELGVDLAGSGATENAARRDVERAEQVFRELEDEARSLAEQDALPVEGALAVVRGELRSLEAAVDRDEREAHDLRRRLDVLAAKVAEESAEIDELQDAIRGVDRATAPAQEAYERSRRERERLQQAWERAEEHARRARLTLAGAEARSEAMAEAMTTDSAARERALAKTGVSGSLTALLAVPPEWAAAVDAALGPWAGGVVARSRRDIQEAAAELKANGLGGVPLVTAATPAPASPARDVAARWGIETLVDLLGPGADLDLAAQLLGDVVVAEGWATAWRIVADHPDVRAVTPEGDLIDANGMWIARTDGATPAMLETALVALEDAEIGAARAESLLTSAKRAFDGARRVEREALEALEALEAKLGGMTEALRLRDRARTAAEEEIERLEERRSSVVEGAGDREARIERLRARLADLEGEEAERQRAWEQMAQRRREVELRREQANHARQEAAAALGAIMERRRMLEDRLRVVRGELQSAVVRPVDPARVMRLQVVEGQSVKALEVVRAHLAALRERQRALRREAGDAGARLATARTRLEELRNAGEIARQEISAAAVEIAELRVREESVAEGLRRDADASVEEALGAPRPDVDEDLESLLASHEAELRRLGPVNPLAAQEYRDLQERYDFLAAQLDDLASSRAELRKVISALDERIVEEFTAAFEEVAHYYQEYFGVLFPGGKGRLRLVNGSDPLTSGVEVEAMPLGKKVSRLSLLSGGERSLAALAFLFSVFRARPGPFYILDEVEAALDDANLRRFLRLVDRFRSRAQLLIVTHQQQTMEVADILYGVTLERGGSSQVLSRRIRERSQLA